In a genomic window of Aggregatimonas sangjinii:
- a CDS encoding DUF86 domain-containing protein: MKSTHCLLIQKYALNILNYTKGMSGKEFADSNVTYDACILNFINIGEQVKSLTETFLEKHHHIPFRKIIGLRNLTAHSYEGLEPLLLFQSVQNDIPVLLDQISEIIKLEKFD; the protein is encoded by the coding sequence ATCAAATCGACCCATTGTCTTCTAATTCAAAAGTATGCCCTAAATATCTTAAACTATACCAAGGGCATGTCGGGTAAAGAATTTGCCGATAGTAATGTCACCTACGATGCATGTATATTGAATTTTATAAATATTGGCGAACAAGTGAAGTCGCTTACCGAAACCTTCTTAGAGAAACATCACCACATACCTTTTCGTAAAATCATAGGCTTAAGAAATTTAACAGCACATTCTTACGAGGGTCTAGAGCCCTTACTGTTGTTTCAATCCGTTCAAAATGATATTCCTGTTTTACTAGATCAAATTTCGGAAATCATCAAATTAGAAAAATTTGACTAA